Genomic window (Psilocybe cubensis strain MGC-MH-2018 chromosome 1, whole genome shotgun sequence):
CCGACATCGACTTCCTCTTCACGCTTCACGACTGTGCTCAAACCGTACTTGTCAGTCAATTTCGGCCCGGGGACACATTTGTACCGAGTGATGACAGGAAGGGCATGTTCCCGATTATTCTGTGTAGTTTGCATCATGGAAGAGTCAAATGCACAGTATTATTGATAGCTTCGGGCAGTGTATAATGCTACTCAAGACGGAGGCAGAGAGGGACATAAATGTCATGACGGGTGTCGGAATCTGATGACGAGATTGTGCGATTCACGTGCACACGTGACCGCTCACCAATCAAGTCGGCCACCCGTAATCTGAGTCCAAAGAATATAAAAACTGGAGATTTCCTCAGCATTTAAGTTCCTCACTCCCTCAACTCCGCTCACACAGTCACATATACCAACTCCCTTTATCCACACTCACAATGGTTGTCAAAGCTATCACCTCCCTCGCTGAATTCAGGACCCTGGTCTGTTCTTCTTTCCCAATCTCGCCTAGATCAGGATTAATCAGCATGCATGCCTTTTGATTACAGGTCAACAGCGGAAAGCCCATCCTTGTCGACTTCTGGGCTACCTGGTGCGGTCCTTGCAAGGCCGTCTCTCCTATCTTTGAGCGATTCTCCAATGATGCTCCCAACGGCATCGAATTCTACAAGGTCGATGTTGACGCGCAGGCCGACATTGCTCAGGAAGTAGGCGTCCGTGCTGTAAGTCCTCCTTGTCCTACTGTCACTGCAGATTAGAACTGCTCTAATTGACCTACGATAATATAGATGCCTACATTTTATCTTTTCAAGGGTGGCAACAAGGAGGGCGAAGTAGTTGGCGCCCGCCCACAGGAACTTGAAGTAAGTCTGAATCCATCTAACGTTTTGTACACGATCTCACGGCACATGCTAGGCTCTTGTCAAGAAGGGCGCGTCTCTGATCTAAAGGGATTTTGCATCAACAACTGTAATTTTATGGATTCTATCAGTCTCTTATGGCGTAATTAAATGAATTTGAAGTAACTTCAAGCAAAAGTAGAGGCATTGCGTGATCACGAAGCCTGTCTCTATTAATATTAAGGCAGAGAGGAGGAGTTGACACGTTGAATTTTTCCGAACACACACAAAGCCATGTTACAATGATAAAATGTCCAAATCGGCATAATCATATCCTCCGGATTCAACAAGAGATGAGTACGAGGTGGGATGTAATTAAGAATGTTAAGGTTGTGCAAATAAAGTGAATCATTACTCAACTGCAGAGTTACGAACACAGCTTGCCGAATGTACAGAGAGAATCAATAGTATCCCAATGGAAACTGTCCGATGAGAACATATATGGTGTAGATATATGCGCTGGGCGCGTATGTCGGGAGACCCGGTTCTTAGAACATAAAGCCGAATGGTCTAAACCATAATTTCAATGTAGTTAAAAGAGGCACTGCCAAATACATATGGATAAGCGCCTGGCCAGATAAAATCCCGTTTGTTGAAAGAGGGAATGACTTAATGGCTAAAAACGCTAGTATGTGGCATGCGGAGTGGTTATTAAACAGTTGTGTGAGCTGACCTAAATCTGCTCTAGGCCAGCCAAGTCTTCAAACCACGATACGACGGCTGCGACCTTGCGCACACAGGGCTCGCTGATCCCCAAACGTAGATCAGGCCGCATCCTCCCATCTTCGTGGGAATAAGGCATAGTGCGATAGCAAATGGTTAGGATCGATTTCAGGTAGGGCGACGCGGATAAGGTGATTGACGCTGCAGGATCACAGGAGGCCATAACATCTAATTGGAAACATAAAGGCTCAGCCTGAAAAAGAGCAGAAACAAAGGAATAGGAGGAGATACATACTCTCTAGGTGCACGATATCCCCCCGTTTCGTTGCAACCGCTTTGCCCGCACCGCCCCAATCCTCAGCAATTTCTCTCCACGCAGTGAGTTTGCAGACTGTTCCCTCCTCGTCACCCAATACTATTTTGAGAATGGACACCTCCTTCCCGGCCTCAGCTCCGTTTTTGATACGAATTGTATCGGGACCTTCGACCTCCAACACGGCGAGTAGACAACTGATTTTGACCGACCCTTTGAACTTTCTTTCAACgagggaggaaagagacgTGAGAGTGTGTAGATTAaaatgaaaggaaggaaaacGGGCAATCGATGAGGCGTCAGAGTAGTTACCAAAAGATTGGGACTCTGGGTCTTGCGTCTCCAGAAACCGCGACTGAGATTCAGCCGAAGCTTGCGTTTCAGGAGGTGAAGTTTGAGGAGGTTCTGAGCCGCGGCGAAGGAGGGACGAGTTGGAGCCTAA
Coding sequences:
- a CDS encoding Thioredoxin; translated protein: MVVKAITSLAEFRTLVNSGKPILVDFWATWCGPCKAVSPIFERFSNDAPNGIEFYKVDVDAQADIAQEVGVRAMPTFYLFKGGNKEGEVVGARPQELEALVKKGASLI